The following coding sequences lie in one Drosophila sulfurigaster albostrigata strain 15112-1811.04 chromosome 2R, ASM2355843v2, whole genome shotgun sequence genomic window:
- the LOC133835811 gene encoding phosphoribosyl pyrophosphate synthase-associated protein 2 isoform X6: MLLQRNKLGSVRPPKRCRSDMDNTSTSDIVIINGNSHPDLANMVAERMGLKNGGCSVFHKSNRETIVEISDSVRGKDIYIIQTGTKDANNNIMELLIMAYACKTSSARSIVGVIPYLPYSKQCKMRKRGCIVSKLLAKMMCTSGLTHIITMDLHQKEIQGFFDIPVDNLRASPFLLQYIQESIPDYRNSVIVARNPGVAKKANSYAERLRLGLAVIHGEQKEAESDEVDGRYSPPPTSSRTRTTSVSVGVPEHPVKVKPPLTIVGDVNGRIAIMVDDLIDDVESFVAAAEMLKDNGACKIYVLATHGLLSSDAPRLLEESVIDEIVVTNTIPHEIQKLQCNKIKTIDISILIAEAIRRIHNKESMSYLFRNVTLED; this comes from the exons ATGCTACTGCAGagaaacaa ATTAGGCAGTGTGCGCCCACCGAAGCGTTGCAGAAGCGACATGGATAACACCTCCACCTCGGATATTGTTATTATCAATGGCAACTCGCATCCGGATCTCGCCAATATGGTGGCCGAGCGGATGGGCCTCAAGAATGGCGGTTGCTCGGTCTTCCACAAATCGAATCGCGAGACCATCGTTGAGATCAGCGACTCGGTGCGCGGCAAGGACATTTACATCATACAAACTGGCACCAA agatgccaacaacaatattatGGAACTGCTGATTATGGCTTATGCTTGCAAGACTTCGTCGGCTCGTTCCATTGTTGGAGTCATACCATATTTGCCCTACTCCAAGCAGTGCAAGATGCGCAAGCGTGGCTGCATTGTGTCCAAGCTATTGGCCAAAATGATGTGCACTTCAGGACTCACTCATATTATTACCATGGACTTGCACCAGAAGGAGATACAAGGCTTCTTCGATATACCCGTTGATAATTTGCGCGCTTCGCCATTTCTGCTGCAGTACATTCAAGAAAGC ATACCCGACTATCGCAACTCAGTGATTGTGGCACGCAATCCTGGCGTTGCCAAGAAAGCCAACTCTTATGCGGAACGTTTGCGTCTAGGCCTTGCCGTCATCCACGGTGAGCAAAAGGAGGCTGAGAGCGATGAAGTCGATGGCAGATACTCGCCACCACCCACCAG cagccgcaCACGCACCACATCGGTGTCGGTGGGCGTGCCCGAGCATCCGGTTAAAGTCAAGCCTCCGCTTACTATTGTGGGCGATGTGAATGGACGCATTGCCATCATGGTG gATGACTTGATTGACGATGTGGAATCATTTGTGGCTGCCGCTGAAATGTTAAAGGATAATGGTGCCTGTAAGATCTATGTGCTGGCCACACATGGTCTGCTTAGCTCGGATGCGCCGCGTCTGCTTGAGGAGTCGGTGATCGATGAG ATCGTTGTCACCAATACCATTCCACATGAGATACAGAAGTTGCAGTGCAACAAGATCAAGACGATTGATATCTCGATACTGATTGCTGAAGCCATACGTCGCATACACAACAAGGAGTCCATGTCTTATCTGTTTCGTAATGTCACATTAGAGGATTAG
- the LOC133835811 gene encoding phosphoribosyl pyrophosphate synthase-associated protein 2 isoform X1 has protein sequence MLLQRNKLGSVRPPKRCRSDMDNTSTSDIVIINGNSHPDLANMVAERMGLKNGGCSVFHKSNRETIVEISDSVRGKDIYIIQTGTKDANNNIMELLIMAYACKTSSARSIVGVIPYLPYSKQCKMRKRGCIVSKLLAKMMCTSGLTHIITMDLHQKEIQGFFDIPVDNLRASPFLLQYIQESIPDYRNSVIVARNPGVAKKANSYAERLRLGLAVIHGEQKEAESDEVDGRYSPPPTRAYSNILGNSIEMCTLSASRNSTPQHAPSSSRTRTTSVSVGVPEHPVKVKPPLTIVGDVNGRIAIMVDDLIDDVESFVAAAEMLKDNGACKIYVLATHGLLSSDAPRLLEESVIDEIVVTNTIPHEIQKLQCNKIKTIDISILIAEAIRRIHNKESMSYLFRNVTLED, from the exons ATGCTACTGCAGagaaacaa ATTAGGCAGTGTGCGCCCACCGAAGCGTTGCAGAAGCGACATGGATAACACCTCCACCTCGGATATTGTTATTATCAATGGCAACTCGCATCCGGATCTCGCCAATATGGTGGCCGAGCGGATGGGCCTCAAGAATGGCGGTTGCTCGGTCTTCCACAAATCGAATCGCGAGACCATCGTTGAGATCAGCGACTCGGTGCGCGGCAAGGACATTTACATCATACAAACTGGCACCAA agatgccaacaacaatattatGGAACTGCTGATTATGGCTTATGCTTGCAAGACTTCGTCGGCTCGTTCCATTGTTGGAGTCATACCATATTTGCCCTACTCCAAGCAGTGCAAGATGCGCAAGCGTGGCTGCATTGTGTCCAAGCTATTGGCCAAAATGATGTGCACTTCAGGACTCACTCATATTATTACCATGGACTTGCACCAGAAGGAGATACAAGGCTTCTTCGATATACCCGTTGATAATTTGCGCGCTTCGCCATTTCTGCTGCAGTACATTCAAGAAAGC ATACCCGACTATCGCAACTCAGTGATTGTGGCACGCAATCCTGGCGTTGCCAAGAAAGCCAACTCTTATGCGGAACGTTTGCGTCTAGGCCTTGCCGTCATCCACGGTGAGCAAAAGGAGGCTGAGAGCGATGAAGTCGATGGCAGATACTCGCCACCACCCACCAG GGCGTATAGCAATATATTAGGAAATTCTATTGAAATGTGCACACTATCGGCGTCTAG AAACTCTACTCCACAACATGCacccagcagcagccgcaCACGCACCACATCGGTGTCGGTGGGCGTGCCCGAGCATCCGGTTAAAGTCAAGCCTCCGCTTACTATTGTGGGCGATGTGAATGGACGCATTGCCATCATGGTG gATGACTTGATTGACGATGTGGAATCATTTGTGGCTGCCGCTGAAATGTTAAAGGATAATGGTGCCTGTAAGATCTATGTGCTGGCCACACATGGTCTGCTTAGCTCGGATGCGCCGCGTCTGCTTGAGGAGTCGGTGATCGATGAG ATCGTTGTCACCAATACCATTCCACATGAGATACAGAAGTTGCAGTGCAACAAGATCAAGACGATTGATATCTCGATACTGATTGCTGAAGCCATACGTCGCATACACAACAAGGAGTCCATGTCTTATCTGTTTCGTAATGTCACATTAGAGGATTAG
- the LOC133835811 gene encoding phosphoribosyl pyrophosphate synthase-associated protein 2 isoform X3 has product MLLQRNKLGSVRPPKRCRSDMDNTSTSDIVIINGNSHPDLANMVAERMGLKNGGCSVFHKSNRETIVEISDSVRGKDIYIIQTGTKDANNNIMELLIMAYACKTSSARSIVGVIPYLPYSKQCKMRKRGCIVSKLLAKMMCTSGLTHIITMDLHQKEIQGFFDIPVDNLRASPFLLQYIQESIPDYRNSVIVARNPGVAKKANSYAERLRLGLAVIHGEQKEAESDEVDGRYSPPPTRNSTPQHAPSSSRTRTTSVSVGVPEHPVKVKPPLTIVGDVNGRIAIMVDDLIDDVESFVAAAEMLKDNGACKIYVLATHGLLSSDAPRLLEESVIDEIVVTNTIPHEIQKLQCNKIKTIDISILIAEAIRRIHNKESMSYLFRNVTLED; this is encoded by the exons ATGCTACTGCAGagaaacaa ATTAGGCAGTGTGCGCCCACCGAAGCGTTGCAGAAGCGACATGGATAACACCTCCACCTCGGATATTGTTATTATCAATGGCAACTCGCATCCGGATCTCGCCAATATGGTGGCCGAGCGGATGGGCCTCAAGAATGGCGGTTGCTCGGTCTTCCACAAATCGAATCGCGAGACCATCGTTGAGATCAGCGACTCGGTGCGCGGCAAGGACATTTACATCATACAAACTGGCACCAA agatgccaacaacaatattatGGAACTGCTGATTATGGCTTATGCTTGCAAGACTTCGTCGGCTCGTTCCATTGTTGGAGTCATACCATATTTGCCCTACTCCAAGCAGTGCAAGATGCGCAAGCGTGGCTGCATTGTGTCCAAGCTATTGGCCAAAATGATGTGCACTTCAGGACTCACTCATATTATTACCATGGACTTGCACCAGAAGGAGATACAAGGCTTCTTCGATATACCCGTTGATAATTTGCGCGCTTCGCCATTTCTGCTGCAGTACATTCAAGAAAGC ATACCCGACTATCGCAACTCAGTGATTGTGGCACGCAATCCTGGCGTTGCCAAGAAAGCCAACTCTTATGCGGAACGTTTGCGTCTAGGCCTTGCCGTCATCCACGGTGAGCAAAAGGAGGCTGAGAGCGATGAAGTCGATGGCAGATACTCGCCACCACCCACCAG AAACTCTACTCCACAACATGCacccagcagcagccgcaCACGCACCACATCGGTGTCGGTGGGCGTGCCCGAGCATCCGGTTAAAGTCAAGCCTCCGCTTACTATTGTGGGCGATGTGAATGGACGCATTGCCATCATGGTG gATGACTTGATTGACGATGTGGAATCATTTGTGGCTGCCGCTGAAATGTTAAAGGATAATGGTGCCTGTAAGATCTATGTGCTGGCCACACATGGTCTGCTTAGCTCGGATGCGCCGCGTCTGCTTGAGGAGTCGGTGATCGATGAG ATCGTTGTCACCAATACCATTCCACATGAGATACAGAAGTTGCAGTGCAACAAGATCAAGACGATTGATATCTCGATACTGATTGCTGAAGCCATACGTCGCATACACAACAAGGAGTCCATGTCTTATCTGTTTCGTAATGTCACATTAGAGGATTAG
- the LOC133835809 gene encoding LOW QUALITY PROTEIN: cytosolic carboxypeptidase 6 (The sequence of the model RefSeq protein was modified relative to this genomic sequence to represent the inferred CDS: deleted 4 bases in 3 codons) translates to MLGIACDPLQHTSMYERGSDDSEDSDGEGGLGNVSRVIIRPPGQSGKAKRGHLCFDAAFETGNLGKAELVGEFEYDLFLRPDTCNPRYRFWFNFTVDNVKQDQRVLFNIVNISKSRNLFNCGLTPLVKSSSRPKWQRLPKRQVFFYRSAMHQGHYVLSFGFNFDKEEDVYMFALASPYSYSRLQSYLNVIDARQGREKRFTRCVLVKSLQNRNVDLVTIDQVTHNQRSTNRLERSFIRVIVILCRTHSSEAPASHVCQGLIEFLVGNHPIAQVLRENFVFKIVPMVNPDGVFLGNNRCNLMGQDMNRNWHVASEYTQPELHAIRNVLKELDNSDTYQIDFVIDLHANSSMHGCFIYGNTYEDVYRYERHLVFPRLFASNAQDYVAEHTMFNADERKAGSVRRYCCERLSDTVNAYTLEVSMAGHYLRDGKTIALYNEDGYHRVGRNLTRTLLQYYRFINVLPMPLVSEMRLQGKRRGRPRTHHSRSRSRTRYEVKPRAKTTRCHAPISYTNLSICYDSAGGVSSDEGGYSPTRPMNIAPGSSSFSGYRNYRRAATANCALHDQYSLGVCEHQGGAGGGVGSRSKRGAAPLTMEMPVPPGVVCPPKPYLSIIDLNQLTRGSLKLKSSSFDADDRR, encoded by the exons ATGCTGGGCATAGCCTGTGATCCGTTGCAGCATACGAGCATGTATGAGCGTGGCTCAGATG ACAGTGAGGACAGCGATGGCGAGGGAGGACTGGGAAATGTCTCCAGGGTCATCATACGTCCGCCTGGTCAGAGCGGCAAAGCGAAGCGTGGTCACTTGTGCTTCGATGCGGCCTTCGAGACAGGGAATTTGGGCAAAGCGGAGTTGGTGGGCGAATTCGAGTACGATTTGTTCTTGCGTCCCGACACTTGCAATCCACGCTATCGCTTCTGGTTCAACTTTACGGTGGACAATGTGAAACAGGATCAGCGTGTGCTTTTCAACATTGTCAACATCAGCAAGAGTCGTAATCTTTTCAACTGCGGACTGACCCCACTCGTGAAATCCTCGAGTCGTCCCAAGTGGCAACGTTTGCCTAAGCGTCAGGTGTTCTTCTATCGTTCGGCCATGCATCAGGGTCATTATGTGCTCAGCTTTGGCTTCAACTTTGACAAGGAGGAGGACGTGTACATGTTTGCTTTGGCATCGCCTTACAGTTACTCTCGACTGCAATCATATCTAAATGTAATCGATGCACGTCAGGGA CGAGAGAAGCGTTTCACACGTTGTGTGCTTGTTAAATCCTTG CAAAATCGCAATGTGGATCTGGTGACCATTGATCAGGTGACGCACAATCAGCGCTCCACGAATCGCCTGGAACGCAGCTTTATACGCGTCATTGTGATTTTGTGTCGCACGCATTCGAGTGAAGCTCCTGCTTCGCATGTGTGCCAAGGATTGATTGAGTTTCTGGTGGGCAATCATCCCATAGCGCAAGTGCTGCGCGAGAATTTCGTCTTTAAAATTGTGCCAATGGTGAATCCGGATGGTGTCTTCCTGGGTAACAATCGATGCAATCTGATGGGCCAGGACATGAATCGCAACTGGCATGTGGCATCGGAGTACACGCAACCGGAGCTGCATGCCATCAGGAATGTGCTGAAGGAACTAGACAATTCAGAT ACCTATCAGATTGACTTTGTCATTGATCTACATGCGAATAGCAGCATGCATGGCTGCTTCATCTATGGCAACACCTACGAGGATGTCTATCGCTACGAGCGTCATCTGGTCTTTCCTCGTCTCTTCGCCAGCAATGCCCAGGATTATGTTGCTGAGCACACCATGTTCAATGCGGATGAACGCAAGGCGGGCAGCGTGCGTCGCTATTGCTGTGAGCGTCTCAGCGACACGGTCAACGCCTACACGTTGGAGGTGTCCATGGCGGGTCATTATCTGCGCGACGGAAAGACTATAGCGCTGTACAACGAGGATGGCT ATCATCGCGTTGGTCGTAATTTGACGCGCACCTTGCTGCAGTATTATCGCTTCATTAATGTCTTGCCCATGCCGCTGGTCTCCGAGATGAGGTTGCAGGGCAAGCGTCGAGGACGTCCGCGCACTCATCATTCTCGCTCTCGTTCCCGCACACGCTACGAGGTGAAGCCAAGGGCGAAGACGACACGCTGTCATGCGCCCATTTCGTACACTAATCTGAGCATCTGCTACGACTCGGCAGGTGGCGTTTCGTCGGATGAGGGCGGGTATTCACCAACGAGACCGATGAATATTGCGCCTGGTAGCAGCAGCTTTAGTGGTTATCGAAACTATCGACGAGCCGCCACAGCAAATTGTGCACTGCATGATCAGTATTctttgggtgtgtgtgagcaTCAAGGAGGAGCTGGAGGTGGAGTTGGTAGTCGCAGCAAGCGTGGAGCCGCC CCCTTGACGATGGAGATGCCTGTGCCACCCGGTGTG GTGTGCCCCCCAAAGCCGTACCTGTCCATAATCGATCTGAATCAGCTGACGCGCGGCAGCCTTAAACTCAAATCGAGCAGTTTCGATGCCGATGATAGGCGTTAA
- the LOC133835811 gene encoding phosphoribosyl pyrophosphate synthase-associated protein 2 isoform X2, which translates to MLLQRNKLGSVRPPKRCRSDMDNTSTSDIVIINGNSHPDLANMVAERMGLKNGGCSVFHKSNRETIVEISDSVRGKDIYIIQTGTKDANNNIMELLIMAYACKTSSARSIVGVIPYLPYSKQCKMRKRGCIVSKLLAKMMCTSGLTHIITMDLHQKEIQGFFDIPVDNLRASPFLLQYIQESIPDYRNSVIVARNPGVAKKANSYAERLRLGLAVIHGEQKEAESDEVDGRYSPPPTRAYSNILGNSIEMCTLSASSSRTRTTSVSVGVPEHPVKVKPPLTIVGDVNGRIAIMVDDLIDDVESFVAAAEMLKDNGACKIYVLATHGLLSSDAPRLLEESVIDEIVVTNTIPHEIQKLQCNKIKTIDISILIAEAIRRIHNKESMSYLFRNVTLED; encoded by the exons ATGCTACTGCAGagaaacaa ATTAGGCAGTGTGCGCCCACCGAAGCGTTGCAGAAGCGACATGGATAACACCTCCACCTCGGATATTGTTATTATCAATGGCAACTCGCATCCGGATCTCGCCAATATGGTGGCCGAGCGGATGGGCCTCAAGAATGGCGGTTGCTCGGTCTTCCACAAATCGAATCGCGAGACCATCGTTGAGATCAGCGACTCGGTGCGCGGCAAGGACATTTACATCATACAAACTGGCACCAA agatgccaacaacaatattatGGAACTGCTGATTATGGCTTATGCTTGCAAGACTTCGTCGGCTCGTTCCATTGTTGGAGTCATACCATATTTGCCCTACTCCAAGCAGTGCAAGATGCGCAAGCGTGGCTGCATTGTGTCCAAGCTATTGGCCAAAATGATGTGCACTTCAGGACTCACTCATATTATTACCATGGACTTGCACCAGAAGGAGATACAAGGCTTCTTCGATATACCCGTTGATAATTTGCGCGCTTCGCCATTTCTGCTGCAGTACATTCAAGAAAGC ATACCCGACTATCGCAACTCAGTGATTGTGGCACGCAATCCTGGCGTTGCCAAGAAAGCCAACTCTTATGCGGAACGTTTGCGTCTAGGCCTTGCCGTCATCCACGGTGAGCAAAAGGAGGCTGAGAGCGATGAAGTCGATGGCAGATACTCGCCACCACCCACCAG GGCGTATAGCAATATATTAGGAAATTCTATTGAAATGTGCACACTATCGGCGTCTAG cagccgcaCACGCACCACATCGGTGTCGGTGGGCGTGCCCGAGCATCCGGTTAAAGTCAAGCCTCCGCTTACTATTGTGGGCGATGTGAATGGACGCATTGCCATCATGGTG gATGACTTGATTGACGATGTGGAATCATTTGTGGCTGCCGCTGAAATGTTAAAGGATAATGGTGCCTGTAAGATCTATGTGCTGGCCACACATGGTCTGCTTAGCTCGGATGCGCCGCGTCTGCTTGAGGAGTCGGTGATCGATGAG ATCGTTGTCACCAATACCATTCCACATGAGATACAGAAGTTGCAGTGCAACAAGATCAAGACGATTGATATCTCGATACTGATTGCTGAAGCCATACGTCGCATACACAACAAGGAGTCCATGTCTTATCTGTTTCGTAATGTCACATTAGAGGATTAG
- the LOC133835811 gene encoding phosphoribosyl pyrophosphate synthase-associated protein 2 isoform X5 → MLLQRNKLGSVRPPKRCRSDMDNTSTSDIVIINGNSHPDLANMVAERMGLKNGGCSVFHKSNRETIVEISDSVRGKDIYIIQTGTKDANNNIMELLIMAYACKTSSARSIVGVIPYLPYSKQCKMRKRGCIVSKLLAKMMCTSGLTHIITMDLHQKEIQGFFDIPVDNLRASPFLLQYIQESIPDYRNSVIVARNPGVAKKANSYAERLRLGLAVIHGEQKEAESDEVDGRYSPPPTSSSRTRTTSVSVGVPEHPVKVKPPLTIVGDVNGRIAIMVDDLIDDVESFVAAAEMLKDNGACKIYVLATHGLLSSDAPRLLEESVIDEIVVTNTIPHEIQKLQCNKIKTIDISILIAEAIRRIHNKESMSYLFRNVTLED, encoded by the exons ATGCTACTGCAGagaaacaa ATTAGGCAGTGTGCGCCCACCGAAGCGTTGCAGAAGCGACATGGATAACACCTCCACCTCGGATATTGTTATTATCAATGGCAACTCGCATCCGGATCTCGCCAATATGGTGGCCGAGCGGATGGGCCTCAAGAATGGCGGTTGCTCGGTCTTCCACAAATCGAATCGCGAGACCATCGTTGAGATCAGCGACTCGGTGCGCGGCAAGGACATTTACATCATACAAACTGGCACCAA agatgccaacaacaatattatGGAACTGCTGATTATGGCTTATGCTTGCAAGACTTCGTCGGCTCGTTCCATTGTTGGAGTCATACCATATTTGCCCTACTCCAAGCAGTGCAAGATGCGCAAGCGTGGCTGCATTGTGTCCAAGCTATTGGCCAAAATGATGTGCACTTCAGGACTCACTCATATTATTACCATGGACTTGCACCAGAAGGAGATACAAGGCTTCTTCGATATACCCGTTGATAATTTGCGCGCTTCGCCATTTCTGCTGCAGTACATTCAAGAAAGC ATACCCGACTATCGCAACTCAGTGATTGTGGCACGCAATCCTGGCGTTGCCAAGAAAGCCAACTCTTATGCGGAACGTTTGCGTCTAGGCCTTGCCGTCATCCACGGTGAGCAAAAGGAGGCTGAGAGCGATGAAGTCGATGGCAGATACTCGCCACCACCCACCAG cagcagccgcaCACGCACCACATCGGTGTCGGTGGGCGTGCCCGAGCATCCGGTTAAAGTCAAGCCTCCGCTTACTATTGTGGGCGATGTGAATGGACGCATTGCCATCATGGTG gATGACTTGATTGACGATGTGGAATCATTTGTGGCTGCCGCTGAAATGTTAAAGGATAATGGTGCCTGTAAGATCTATGTGCTGGCCACACATGGTCTGCTTAGCTCGGATGCGCCGCGTCTGCTTGAGGAGTCGGTGATCGATGAG ATCGTTGTCACCAATACCATTCCACATGAGATACAGAAGTTGCAGTGCAACAAGATCAAGACGATTGATATCTCGATACTGATTGCTGAAGCCATACGTCGCATACACAACAAGGAGTCCATGTCTTATCTGTTTCGTAATGTCACATTAGAGGATTAG
- the LOC133835811 gene encoding phosphoribosyl pyrophosphate synthase-associated protein 2 isoform X4, which translates to MDNTSTSDIVIINGNSHPDLANMVAERMGLKNGGCSVFHKSNRETIVEISDSVRGKDIYIIQTGTKDANNNIMELLIMAYACKTSSARSIVGVIPYLPYSKQCKMRKRGCIVSKLLAKMMCTSGLTHIITMDLHQKEIQGFFDIPVDNLRASPFLLQYIQESIPDYRNSVIVARNPGVAKKANSYAERLRLGLAVIHGEQKEAESDEVDGRYSPPPTRAYSNILGNSIEMCTLSASRNSTPQHAPSSSRTRTTSVSVGVPEHPVKVKPPLTIVGDVNGRIAIMVDDLIDDVESFVAAAEMLKDNGACKIYVLATHGLLSSDAPRLLEESVIDEIVVTNTIPHEIQKLQCNKIKTIDISILIAEAIRRIHNKESMSYLFRNVTLED; encoded by the exons ATGGATAACACCTCCACCTCGGATATTGTTATTATCAATGGCAACTCGCATCCGGATCTCGCCAATATGGTGGCCGAGCGGATGGGCCTCAAGAATGGCGGTTGCTCGGTCTTCCACAAATCGAATCGCGAGACCATCGTTGAGATCAGCGACTCGGTGCGCGGCAAGGACATTTACATCATACAAACTGGCACCAA agatgccaacaacaatattatGGAACTGCTGATTATGGCTTATGCTTGCAAGACTTCGTCGGCTCGTTCCATTGTTGGAGTCATACCATATTTGCCCTACTCCAAGCAGTGCAAGATGCGCAAGCGTGGCTGCATTGTGTCCAAGCTATTGGCCAAAATGATGTGCACTTCAGGACTCACTCATATTATTACCATGGACTTGCACCAGAAGGAGATACAAGGCTTCTTCGATATACCCGTTGATAATTTGCGCGCTTCGCCATTTCTGCTGCAGTACATTCAAGAAAGC ATACCCGACTATCGCAACTCAGTGATTGTGGCACGCAATCCTGGCGTTGCCAAGAAAGCCAACTCTTATGCGGAACGTTTGCGTCTAGGCCTTGCCGTCATCCACGGTGAGCAAAAGGAGGCTGAGAGCGATGAAGTCGATGGCAGATACTCGCCACCACCCACCAG GGCGTATAGCAATATATTAGGAAATTCTATTGAAATGTGCACACTATCGGCGTCTAG AAACTCTACTCCACAACATGCacccagcagcagccgcaCACGCACCACATCGGTGTCGGTGGGCGTGCCCGAGCATCCGGTTAAAGTCAAGCCTCCGCTTACTATTGTGGGCGATGTGAATGGACGCATTGCCATCATGGTG gATGACTTGATTGACGATGTGGAATCATTTGTGGCTGCCGCTGAAATGTTAAAGGATAATGGTGCCTGTAAGATCTATGTGCTGGCCACACATGGTCTGCTTAGCTCGGATGCGCCGCGTCTGCTTGAGGAGTCGGTGATCGATGAG ATCGTTGTCACCAATACCATTCCACATGAGATACAGAAGTTGCAGTGCAACAAGATCAAGACGATTGATATCTCGATACTGATTGCTGAAGCCATACGTCGCATACACAACAAGGAGTCCATGTCTTATCTGTTTCGTAATGTCACATTAGAGGATTAG